The genomic DNA GAGGGGATCATGTTTGGCCTCCACAGCAACGGATGGTCAAGACGAAGGGCATGTCTAGATAATCACGGACGGTCCAGCAGCTCTGACCTTCACTCATCGGCTGTCTCATACTTGTGCTTGATGTCCTTCCATAGTTTCTGCGGAgacaagaaaatatatatatgcatgcacatgtgtacacacatttatatatttatatgtatgtgagatatatatatatatgtgtgtgcgcgcgtgtgtactgtatataaacatgtgtatatgtgtgtatatatacatatatgtctgtgtatatacatacacacacacacacacacgagtccataatatatatacacactgtgtgtgtgtgaacacatatatacacacacagaggggtgtgtgtatatgtgtgtgtatacagtaagcacatgtatacatgtgtgtatgtatacatatactgtatatatacatgtgtatatatgcacacacacatgtctaTATATGTCCATATATACTGTGTGCACATAtataaatagtgtgtgtgtgtgtgtgtgtatgttatgtgttgtgtaccttcaagtcgtttgtgacttgtggcaaccctatccaggggttttcttttatatatacacacacacatatgtatttaTGCTCAGtgttttatataatataaaacaatagcCCTCTCTGCCCCTTGTGAAATCAGGAGTTAACTatgggcaggtcatactctctcagcctcaaaagtaATTCCCTCAACCCAATTCCCCCTCTCATACACATACTTTTTGCCAAGATACAGTCTTGGCAGGAGCCTTAGACTACGTCCTAGTCACTAGGACTTTCCCATAAAGTCTTatttgggcaaagtcacactctctcaatctcaaaggGATGAGACCATGGCCAAACCAAAAAAATCTACCTCTTCCTTCCCTGTCTGAACATACAAATAACAGAAACAAGACTGAACTCAACAGGGTTGGTTTCACTATGAAAGTATACTTCTCGATTCCCGACCCAACTAGGCCCAAGCCGGGGCCTCGCGTGGTGGCGACGACGGGTGACCTTCACCGGCGCCCGGTCTGAGTCTCTACGCGAATCCCCGGCTTGGGCCTAGTCCTGGCGGCTATCCGAACTCACCCCTTTGTTGAGGTGCTCGAAGAGGGCGTCGGCGCCTTGGTCGAAGCCCCGCTCGAACACCAAGGCGCCTACCACGATGGTGAGGGCGAAGGTGGAGGTGCGGCGGAAAAGGAGGTTGTACACTTGCCTGCCCAGCGCCATTTTGGCTTCGTCCCCGCCAACGCGCATGCGCGCCCTGGCCTTCGTTTTACACGGCCTGGACGGGCGCAAGGCATGCTGCGCCGCCTCGCTTGGAACCATGGGATTCTGAGTCCTGTTTCCGCCTCCCACTGCTAGTCTGgtaggactacatttcccagcagccCTTCCCCTTTACTTCATCCCCTGGAGCGTTGTTATCTGGGAGTCGTAGTTTTTTCTCCAGTGCTTTGAAAAGAGCCAGTGGAATGCTACATCTCCCATTTGActgagaggaagagggaagggttTGGGGAGCCTCGGGGCTTCTGGGAAAGAAGGTGAGTGCTGGGCTTTGGAGGCCTCCCTCTTGGACTGCCGCTCTCATCATCCCCACCacttggctggggatgatgggagttgcaatccagtttTATTGGTTTGAGGGGGGCACCATAGAATTCCTTAAAAACCTTTTTGCCTTTGCTGAGTTTCTCCCTTTTAGTGTATAAAGTCAGGAAGTCCCCCTTTAGTCCCCCTTTAGTGCAAATTCTCCATTTTAgtgtataaagtgtataaatAAACAAAGCTTAAACTCTTCCTTTAGTGGAAGTTCTCCCTTTGAGTGCAAAGTTTACTCCCATTAGTGCAAATTCTCCTTTCAGTGCAAAACCTAAATTCTCCCTTTAGTTTAAAGTCTCCCTTTTAGTATAATTTAGTGTAAATTCTCCCTTGTTAGTTCAAATTCTCACCATGATGCAAAGCTCAAATTCTCCCTTCAGTGTGAATGCTCTCTTGTTAGTGCAAAGTCtcccttcaaagatttaattCTCCCTTTCGGGCAAATTCTCTCTTTAGTGCAAAGCTTACATTTTCTCTTCGGTGTAATGCTTAAATCCATCCTTTTGGTGCAAATTCTCCCTCTTTGTGCAAAGCctaaccgcccccccccccttaacttcTTGTCTTCCCTACAAaaggctttattattattttccccggATGGGGAAGCGCTATTTCTGCGACTATTGTGACCGCTCCTTCCAGGACAACCTCCACAACCGGAAGAAACACCTGAACGGGGTCCAGCACCTCCGAGCCAAGAAGGTCTGGTACGATCTCTTTCGAGGTGAGAGAGactcttctccttccttggacTTGGGAATGGGTAACATGGGAGTTGTGGTTCTTCAACACTGGGAGGCCCTTATTCCTTTCTTACAGATGCTGCCGCCATCTTACAGGAGGAACAGAGCAAGAAGCCGTGCCGGAAATTCCTCCAAACGGGTAAGATCACGTTTTCAGAGTCACATAAACATCACGTCTGCACTGCGGAATTAGCCCAGTTTGACGCCACtatgactgccatggctccatgttatggaatcccgggatttgtagtttagtgtggctCCCAGACCTCTcagacacagaaggctaaatatctcaggaTACAATAAATCCAACTTTTCCACAGCATTGTTGAGctgtggcagtgaaagcagtctcaaactggattaaatctgcagtgtagatgtgcaCTCCTACTAAATTAGAAAACAAGGGAGATGGATCAAAACTGGGTATATTTGGGGGGTTACAGAGCAAATAGAAAGTCTGCACAGTGTTTGGTTTGAGTGATAAACTAGGGATTCTAGGTTCGAATCAGTTCTCAGCcagaccttggatgagtcacactctctcagccttgtcGGTGAACCGGTTAGGATCTCATCAACTTCTTGTGATCTTTTTATTCGACTTTCCCTCCAGGCCAGTGTGATTTTGGGTCCAATTGCCGCTTTTCGCACATGACCGAAGTGGACTTGGAAAATCTGAATGCACAAGTTCAAGGTAAGCAATGGCCGAACGGCGGAGGCTCCAGCAAAAGTGCTCTCCAAGGTTTGCACTATGAGGTTCAGCAGCTTGGAACGTTCCAGAAAGTTTGGACCAAATTCTGGAACGGGGCTTAATGGGGCAGAAAGCTGACCATCTGGACTCGCTTGACCCTTTCCTTTGTCCCCGCAATAGACGAGAGGCGATCCCGGGAGCACCAGCAGGAGAAGACAGCAAGGCCGCCCGGCACCATCGAGGACTGGCTGGAGAAACGGGCGAAGCGGCTCCGGGCCGCTGAGCCAGACAGGTGTGTCTCACCCGTGCCGGCTTCACGATTTTGTCTACTCCTATTGTGCACTCCTACTAtagtgggctctccacatttgctgaggttataGGACAGGTAAATATaggtggaaaaaccacaaatgattAACCTGAGAGaagtcctctctaggaatttctaggtcctctagcgcaaCTCAATGGtccaccataataataataataataataataaatttttatttatataccgccctgtggcgaaccaatccgggcggtttggTTCGCCAATCCATCCACCCAAAACTCCTGTATATTTGACTACGCTTACTGTTTTATGTTGTATTCTATTTTCTAATTTTTCCtagataatttgttttaataatccACCACATGTTGACCATAGATTCATGGTGGAGGGCTTTTGGATGTCTAGTAAAGTGTTTTTCTAGAAACCACTGGGTCCTTGTTGACCCTATGGCCAACGTTCAGCGGAGTCGTATTGGAAGACctaaggattcctagagagaacgtattaatcaaatccatg from Sceloporus undulatus isolate JIND9_A2432 ecotype Alabama chromosome 2, SceUnd_v1.1, whole genome shotgun sequence includes the following:
- the ZMAT5 gene encoding zinc finger matrin-type protein 5 isoform X2, translating into MGKRYFCDYCDRSFQDNLHNRKKHLNGVQHLRAKKVWYDLFRDAAAILQEEQSKKPCRKFLQTGQCDFGSNCRFSHMTEVDLENLNAQVQDERRSREHQQEKTARPPGTIEDWLEKRAKRLRAAEPDRCVSPVPASRFCLLLLCTPTIVGSPHLLRL
- the ZMAT5 gene encoding zinc finger matrin-type protein 5 isoform X1 encodes the protein MGKRYFCDYCDRSFQDNLHNRKKHLNGVQHLRAKKVWYDLFRDAAAILQEEQSKKPCRKFLQTGQCDFGSNCRFSHMTEVDLENLNAQVQDERRSREHQQEKTARPPGTIEDWLEKRAKRLRAAEPDSSLSEEELVFQYPPGWPPVQDLPPSLRAPPPGGWMVPQNLQWG
- the LOC121923120 gene encoding cytochrome b-c1 complex subunit 9, encoding MRVGGDEAKMALGRQVYNLLFRRTSTFALTIVVGALVFERGFDQGADALFEHLNKGKLWKDIKHKYETADE